The Neoarius graeffei isolate fNeoGra1 chromosome 1, fNeoGra1.pri, whole genome shotgun sequence region TTGTCGCCTGAGGAAGTCGGCTTGCCAATGACACTGGCTCTCTTTTCAACCCATCTTTCATTCACTATTAGCAGAAAGATCTCTCTGagaatccggtttcccccacagtccaaaggcatgcaggttaggttaactggtgactctaaggctacgttcacactgcaggctgaagtgactcaaatccgatcttttcgcccatatgtgacctgtatccgatcttttattgacaatatgaacgacacagatccaattttttcaaatccgacccaggccgtttggatatgtggtcctaattccgattcctatccgctcttttcatatgcgacttcagtctgaaccgccaggtcgcattcatccgacttacacgtcatcaacaagccacaaacgtcactattctgcgctgaagtaggcggcgggtctctcaaaaaaagctacaacaacatggcacataatcacgggcgcagatagagggtgggactcgtcccacccagatttaaattcacctcgctcggtcccccccacttatagggaggaaaaaacgtctatgctgtctttctttgcataaggcaaacctcacggaaaaatcaaaagactaattaccattcggtttattgaggtgcacagcagtgtatacatagttgcaacaactcacataaaacaaaacaaagactgatattcggttggttgagctgcgcagactgcacaggttgcgagctcgagcttggttgctatggtaacccacaacaagtttgacaggcatatcggggttggggttggtttgctggcagctttgtcccccccagttttttgtcccccccagttcaagaaacgtatctgcgcccctgcgcatgacatcaatgcgagggacgcttcaggctgtgaaggttctgaatcttctcaatggaaggacacagaggttagggagctgatttccatttgggggggatacagctattcaagctagattggatgagtcataccgcaaccaggcggttttacttccgtaaacactggccatgctcactgcgtgtgacgtcgtcgtatcctgcaatgcgcatgcggaacacttttaggtcgcttttcgttcatactgaggatcacatacaagtcgcatatatttgttaatgtgaacgacctcacaaaaaaatcggatttcacaaaaaaatcggaattgagcattaagccttgcagtgtgaacgtagcgtaaattgaccgtaggtgtgaatggttgtctgtgtctatgtgtcagccctgtgatgacctggcgacttaccccgcctttcacccgtagtcagctgggataggctccagcttgcctgcgaccctgtagaacaggataaagcggctacagataatgcgaTGAGATCTTTCTGCAAAAGCCATGAAATGTCCACTCAAAACTGAGAGGTTGAACAGTTCTGCAAGGTTGCTTTTTGGATAGCCTGTGTATCATTACCAATAAAAGACCACCCAGACCATTTCCACTCAGCATAGTCACACAAGTACTTGTGTTTGTGCCACTTACACCATTTCTTGTGCTGCTGACTGGATTTCTGCAACTTTTACAAACTGGTGCTTCAATTAACCTCTCAGTACAAACTTGTTCTCCAATAAATTTGTAACCATTAACATGGCACTGTAAATAGCAATGTGAATTACTGGCATTTTTATGGGAAAAACCTGAGGACGTAGTACAGTCATTAGCTTCTGGGGTGCTATTCCAGGTAAcaggtacactaccattcaaaagtttggggtcacccagacaattttgtgttttccatgaaaagtcacacttatttaccaccagaaactcaatctgctcaaaggaaggccagttttatagcttctctaaagagctaaactgttttcagctgtgctaacatgattgtacaagggttttctaatcatccattagccttctgaggcaatgagcaaacacattgtaccattagaacactggagtgatagttgctggaaatgggcctctatacacctatggagatattgcaccaaaaaccagacatttgcagctagaatagtcatttaccacattagcaatgtatagagtggatttctgattagtttaaagtcatcttcattgaaaagaacagtgcttttctttcaaaaataaggaaatttcaaagtgaccccaaacttttgaacagtagtgtacatcaTCTAGCACATTCAGTGGACTTTCCAATGCTAGAGTCTGCATGCTTCTCAACTGATGATCTACCTGCGACTGTTGAGTCTTTAATGTCACTGAGTGCACAGGAAACAGGACTGCAAACTGATTCAGTGCTTGTGGTTGTTTTGCTGGGTGAGGATGTTGCCTATGGAGCAGGCAAAACTTCAAAATCTTCCTCTGATGACTCCAGGAGCAAACATTTATTTGATTTGTGGTACGTGTGATCACATCACTACAAAAAAATCAGCTGCGTGGGCTCGTCCATTGGGCAGAGGGCCATAACAGGAAATATCTGAACAGGCTCAGTTTGTACCTCAGCATGACAAACCTTCAAAAGAAAAATAATTACCTTTTGGACTTTGAAAGTAAGACAGTAGGGTACTAGATGGTACTAGCTATGCTGCTTTGATATGAACTATTTTAAATATATCAACAATGTAATGTCCACATTCTTGAACAAAAACCATACAATGATGATAATTAGGAAAATGGAATTTATCCCCAagttaaattaaaaaacaaactcaAGGCTTGCATTTGAAGCTGGAAGGTTGGTGGCTTAACATTTTCATTAATTTTGTCTTCTACAGCCCCTCTGTTTAATTTCACACATTTGTCATAAATACAGTCTGTGGTTATCGTGCAACTGTGTCCACAagaatgtcaagtttattttatttattttatttaaatacagagcccccctcctctgctcttacctgaGTCCCAGTTCCTGTCACACTGGTGGAGTGTGCGGTCTGCTAGCTGCATAGCAGCATTGAGGATTTGCGGGTGAAACCAACTCTCCATTATGATCAGGACGCAGCAATTACGGACGTAGCATCAGTGATTTGCGGTCAAAAACATTTGAGACCGGTAACTTGCGTTGAAAACCGATGTCCAACAGGTCTTGTCGACTGTAGCACCGGTCTGCAGAAATGTGTACACAGAAGATGCGCAAAAAGGGAGCGCCTAGAGCTGCTGCGAACACGCGTACCGCCATCCTGTAGGCCTGTATTTAGCCTGGTTTAACTTAGTTTTATTCTCAAATCTAACTTGGTCATTGATAATGTGTGAGACTACATATGTAGGCTAAAAGGCAAACATTTCCACAAATGTATTTAGACTAAAACTAGCAACAGTATGTTATAAACTTAATGGATAATGGTTCTCGAGACATACAATGTGCCACAATAGTTTACAGTTTAAATGTAGGCTAGTTCTAATTTGAAGCGGAGTGTGAGTTTATAACCTGACATTGAAATTTTCCAGTGAATCAGCACACTATTTTTTCTTAAGCAAGGTAGCTTTTCTTTACCGCCGCCTTTGTAAACTAATAAATGTTATAACTTCCTTGCatggcctgaatcccttttctgtggagagtgttggaatattgttggcacagcattGGGTTTGAGCCTAACGTGACCTGCATAGCCGAAGAGCTCAgcctgtagattcctttcaaagcaatcaGGCTCAAAATGCTCCTTGGAAACAAACAGATTTCTACCAAAGGAGAGTGTTTTCaaagtgtgacctgttcccaagttgtgCAGCCACTATTTACACAAATACAAGTTAATTGGAGCAACTGGGTGAATACATTTAAAACTATGGTTGATTCACCAACAACTGTTTCAGCAAGTACATATATAGGTTTTATTTGTGCTGTTTATTTCCTTTATTCAATCTGACTTCAAACCCATTGCATTCCTAAGAATGTAATGGATATGGTGTGCCAAAAACAGCACTCAATATTCCCTACTACAGGCActtgaaataaaattaaatataattaccttgcccgggacagagtccaccagggggtgagtttgtttttttaacaacgatattatgggaaaacagctggatcaatcttcatgaaactttcaggatagatgggcattggtctcaaatagaacctctaaCATTGAGGGTTATCTGGTCAagatcaccaaaaaggtcaaaatcattttgttgtggctactgcctcatacagaggccctagccactacgtcatcgtgctgtaagagtgtaacaattgcgcatgcgcatacatgtgttccgagtaaagtggccggtgagataATAGAACATGACGCGTTTGGTGGTAGACCACCCAATTTTTtatgtgagcaaaagtattgaaaCAGACAGTCTTTAAGTAAAtatcacctaatatttggttgcatatcccttgcttgGACTAACTGCATCAAGCCAGGAACACACTGACATCACCAGAACTGTTGCGTCATTCTTTTATGATTCTTTCCCAGGCTTGTACCAgtttgttttggggggtttcTGAGAAAATCTGAGAATGTGCATTCTAAGTATGTATGAATTGTTGGAGTATAAATTTAAAACTGTGGCGtacaataataaaacaattatgacTTTGTCCCAGACTTTGTAGAGGGCACTGTACATAGTCTCTCaagaaaacattaaaaaaaacaactacattttattCTCCAAAAAACTATTTGAAAATGGAATTGTGGGCACTGGGTCAGTGATgttttatatttttgtaattgACTTCTATTTTTATCTCCCCAGAAATACACAAACAcgtgatgcccacagaagactccAGTGGCTGTCAAAAGACTTTCAGGACACCTGATGATGTCACCAGTTCTTCACAAATGAAGGAAGATCTTCACCCTTGCTCAGTTTATGCAAATAGATTTACTTCCCAGAATAAACTCCAAgtccaccagcacattcacacaggagagaacccATATCAGTGCTCAGATTGTGGAAAGAGTTTCAAACGAATAAGTCATCTCCAAatccaccagcgcattcacactggagagaggccatatcactgctcagatTGTGGAAGAAGTTTCAAACAAGCAAGCGATCTCcgcaaacaccagcgcattcacacaggagagaagccgtaccgCTGTTTACAGTGTGGAAAGAGCTTTGCTTTATTGGGTactctccaaatacaccagcgcattcacacaggagagaaaccctaTCACTGCTCAGATTGTGAAAAAAGTTTCAAACAAACAGGTGATCTccgaaaacaccagcgcattcacacaggagaaaagCCGTATCGCTGCTCTAATTGTGGAAAGAGTTTCAATCAAATAAGTCATCTCcagacacaccagcgcattcacacaggagagaaaccgtatcactgtTCGCATTGTGGAATGAGCTTTGCTCATACATCTACTCTCCAGACACACgagtgcattcacacaggagagaagccgtatcactgtttacagtgtggaagGAGCTTTGTTCATGCAaacgctctccaaacacaccagcgcattcatacaggagagaGGCCATATCATTGCTCAGATTGTGGAAAGAGTTTCAATGTCTCAAGTAATCTccgaaaacaccagcgcattcatagTGGAGTGAGACCATATCACTGCTCAGATTGTGGGAAGAGTTTCAATCAGACAAGTTCTCTCCGAaaacaccaacgcattcacacaaAATAGAAGCCGTATTACTTCTCACAGTGTGGAATCTGTTTCTCTGACCTCAGTAATTTCAACCCACGCCAACGAATTCACACATGGGGAAACCATTTGTGCTTTTTACCCTCCAGCGTCATCTCGAAACACACCAACGCatccatacaggagagaagccatatccctGCATACAATATGAAAAATTTTACTTGCATAAGAAGATTCCAAAAAACCTCAAATTCACGAGACCATACCAGTGTTGAGGAGTGGAAGGAGAGCATGTTCCATACTGACTCCTGAGCACCCTGAGGACCTTTTATGGTTTTTTTCCTTCCTATTTGTGGAGGTTCCACCCCTTGGAGACACAGGACTTGTGCATACTGTGTATTTTGCAAAGCCTTCAGCATTTGGTCAGAATTAAAgattaacaaaacccaaaaataaactcctttagacTGACAGATAACATGCAAACAAAACATGTTTgagtgttcatatttgtacctgtgtaCTTTGTACACATTTTATTTGAGAACAACAAAAAAATGTCCCTGCGCACTGCCATCTCGGTCTCTTCCACGGACAAATAGCGCAGTCCAAGTCCAAATCGTGACGTCACCTACACACTACATGACTTACCGAGACTAGTGGATATTGTCGACACATTGCTTTTAAATTGtcaacaactttaaaggtgccaaGGGTCAAGCATTTGGGTAtaaaaataagcctgatcatTTTATGAgatgtgcttttgtttgtttttagtcaCTGAAAAAAAgcgatctttttagatggcaagaatcatgTTGCTATGGCACTTGTATCTGTGTGTTCTCTAGCCGAgtaagatttaaacttcataaaagtgaagcctTTTGATATGTGGATTTTGtttccagtaaaaaaaaaaaaaaaaatggttacaAAGAATTTTATACTTTTAGCCTTTATTTGTCTTTCACATATACTAGTGTATCTcacattagaatatcatgaaaagttcATTTTTCcagaatttaattcaaaaaggtaaaatttcatatctatattcattacatatacagtgaaatattttaagtattttgttttaaatgcttatagctcatgaaagtcagaaagccagtatctcaaaatattagaatttcATTTTGAGTAAAATAATATCAAATACCCTGCATCTCTTGGtccagttcagtacacacaaccacaatcataggGAAGACTGCTGGCTTGTTCAGAAGACACCCTTATACTCTATACACGCTTCAAAGCCTTGGCTTCAGACAGCCCATCACTACCTTTCGTAGCATGCAGCCAATGAGGTATGTATTGTCCATAGTTTAATTTTGTCAAATTCATTCCAAGTGCAGTGCATGCTTTCATTTTATGTTTAGCTAATATAGTTTGTGTGTATTAGTTTTCATGGTGAATTAGGGAGAAGTGTTCAATAAACCTGCTGCAAGAGAACTACTTGTGTCTGCCTGTCCTTCAAGGAAATTCCAGGGCCAGAAGTTCACTAAGAGCTGTTAATATGCATTCTGGAACAGAAGGTGATCGATAAACAGAGTGAAGTTTTAACAATAATTCAAACTGCTTGGGGACTTAACTAGACAATTACAGAACATTGCAAATGGCCTTTTACAAAAGATGGCCACGCTACCTCCCTTGGTGGCTCTATCCTGATGAAAAAACATCGTCACCTGGTCAGTGAATTTCAGGATTTGAGATACTTTTCTTAAGCCACAAGTCAGAGACAGTGAGGATATCAGGATTAGAAGTGCGCACCCAAGATTTTAAATAATCTAGTTTTGGAAACAGATGATATGgacatgctttaaaaaaaaaaaatctgtatttaCAAAAATCATTAAAATGACATTAGAAACAGTAggacaaaaaaaattgcacaccCTGGGTTTGAGTGAACATTATCAGAGATGGTCAaatgaatgattaacatgtcCTAAAATAGTGCCAAAACAATGCATTTGTTTATCATTCACAGTGAATTTAATCAAAATTCAAAAGAGGGAATCATGTTGCTGTAATATGTAAGAGTGCAAAGGAATAAAATTTGTTCCACACTGAGTAGGAAGTCCAAAAGTCTTTGTAATCCAGAAGGATAAATTGTCCCTGGTCAAAAAAACTAAAATCCAATGTACCATCACTGTTAGAATTGATGCCAGACTCTACTGTATACCCACTGGGAAAGCAGGTTGTGCTGAtttgtaacaaagaattaaaaaaaaaagttaaagaaaGAGAGTTTTAAATGAGCCAGACATATCCAATAGAGTACAAAAATGCCACTGGTATACAAGCGTATGAGAGCTAGGTGGAGAAAGGAGTACCTGACTTGGATTAATGACAAACCAGGAGACAGGCCACAGGAATGAGAACAACAGTAGCAATAGAAGAGGCCCAGGCTGGAGCTAGTTGAAAAATATGCAAGAAGGCTGAAGCTGCAACTACATTACGTGAAATGGCATTCAGCAGATACTCTTTTCCAGTGTTATAAAACATAGCCaaaggagcagttggggttaggtgccttattcaagggcacttcagcaattCCCGCTGGCACGCCCggatcaccgcacaggcttcatatggcttcagcctagggACCCCCAGGCCCCCCGCCTCgcaggggggcccccaattggtcaaaagaaaaaaaaaaaccttcatattcattggctcaaaatgaatatttaaataaacggacgctgattgggtgaggcaaatccgccttccacatataaacgttagacgtcactccacagttgaacagtgaacatgtgtgacagaaaatacgagagcggtgctcaaaagcgcaaggcgcaACGGCAAAAAGCCCAATGTGACAAAGTTCTAGtgagcaatataccaaaactaatagggttttttaaacctaatgaaacccaactggcaagtgcaagtcatcatgacactagcgtagcaaacgttatgttagctgcagctgcagccagtagtactactagctctggtgagggtgaaggaccatccctttcagaccccgtcccatttgtggatgaatgtgccactagtttcacaaacgcgcacacacatacacacacacactcactccgatGACATGCATGATAGTTTCCTTCAAGCatcaacatcaaacatttcacaTCTAGATCCCCCCTCTGTTTCTGGGACCGCAAGCTCATGCAATGTTAGCTTCTCTGACCAGGCAGCTGCCTGTGACGTGTCTCTGGGATATTCTAGCCATGTCAATGCTAACTTAAATTCAGATCCAGGGTTTTGGGGCGAAATAGATGAACCTACTAGGAAATACTGGATAAAAATGGGACCTAAGTGTCGTAACAAAGACGCTGATAATGCAGCATCcgaaaggatccacaagcagcagaagaggtattTTTTGAAGTATTTATTCATAAGGAAACTTGGCAATGGCGAACATGGTGTTCTGTTTTTGCTGGCCCAGCTGTACaaagtttaataatgaaaaaaaaaaaaaaaactttaaaatgtagaaaatagacagttctttacaggtagatgggataagatggtggtggccgggggggggcctacagcaacttgtagcctaggggcccctggccatgttaatccggCCCTGCCTGCTGGTTTAGGGAATCAAAGTGGCAACCTTTTAAtcctaaagctgtttctctaaccatcaggccatggcATCCCCTTCTCAACTCAACTAGATGAGAAGGTCCAAGCTGTAACCAACACAGGGGACGAAGCTGTAGCTCACTGAAGAGGCAGGTTGGAACAAGTTGAAGAGGCCAATACTGCAGCTAGCATAGAAGGTTGAACATCAGCTAACAAAGGAGCCCAAGTTATACTGGCTAAACTTCAAAATGTGGCAGGCTAAAAGGCCCAAGCTACAATTAGCAGAGAAGGCTGGGCTGTAGATAGTTGAATTCACCCAGGTTGTAAAAGGTTAAACAGGTCCAAACAGTAGCTAGGCTCAAGCTGTAGCAGTGGAAGGAGGTTATAGCTTGAGGACTACTAGTTTCAGAAGTTCAGAAACAATAATAAAAATCAACTCTCTTTTAGGTTACTGGAAGAATTCAAAAAGGAATCAGAAATGCATCTCTTGAAAAAGGAAAGGGATCACAACTCTATTAACACcgtaaaacacaaaacaaaataaatttgAGCAAACATTCAGACCCAAAAACACAGGGCTGagttggcagccatcttggagaaACCCCTGAAAGACCTGTAATCATGCATGGTGAGTTAGAAGGTGtgccagcaggggcatggtcaagcgccagtctgtgaatggagggcggagttagggaaggtggAGGGCGGAATCACTACAcccgatgggaattaacctgtgtttttgtgtcttccctagtgaccatgccctataaaggagagggagagcaaggagagggagagcagggagagggagagcagggagagggagctctcccccaacctggacacttgtgtgcgtgcaagagtgaatataaaagctgaaaagctaaataaaagagtttttgagaactcagttctggcctgccatgcttctgtgctccacccacctagaactcttgctacagtggtgccgaaacccgggaactcTGAGtacggaagagaacagccccatggagtcctcccccttcaaggacctggtccatgccctcgccacagcccaacagagccagcaccaggtgctggtcaccctccggaaggagcaagaacaacggttcaaagccctggttctggcgcagcaggaagatcgccaggcgttccggcacctgctcgcgttggcGTGGTCCGCCATCACCACCagcgtggaccctccccacctcaccctaacgaagatgggtccgcaagatgaccccgaagccttcctcgctctttttgagcaggcagcagaggcgtggggttggccggtggagcagcgcacctcctccccctgctaatgggcaagacgcagctggccgcgctacagctctccgccgacagctggctggtctacgccgacctccgcagggccatcctccaacgtgtggggcgcacaccggaacagcAGCGGCAGCGCACTTGGagaaggtcggccggccgttcgcgtttggccagcagctctg contains the following coding sequences:
- the LOC132883043 gene encoding zinc finger protein 239-like; translated protein: MPTEDSSGCQKTFRTPDDVTSSSQMKEDLHPCSVYANRFTSQNKLQVHQHIHTGENPYQCSDCGKSFKRISHLQIHQRIHTGERPYHCSDCGRSFKQASDLRKHQRIHTGEKPYRCLQCGKSFALLGTLQIHQRIHTGEKPYHCSDCEKSFKQTGDLRKHQRIHTGEKPYRCSNCGKSFNQISHLQTHQRIHTGEKPYHCSHCGMSFAHTSTLQTHECIHTGEKPYHCLQCGRSFVHANALQTHQRIHTGERPYHCSDCGKSFNVSSNLRKHQRIHSGVRPYHCSDCGKSFNQTSSLRKHQRIHTK